The DNA region AAAAGCACAATAAAAATAGAGTTCTCGCTTCGCTAAAGGGGGAAAGGGGGAGGATTATTCTAATATTTTTCAATAACCATAAATTTAAGCCCTATGAAAGGTTTTAGTAAAATTGGGGAATTTCTAGTTGTCCTTGACAAATATATAAAAAATGGCTATCATTTTTTAAAATGGCAGGAGTTTTTCCATTTAAGGGAGAGGTTTATAATAAAGAAAAGGTTGATATAGCCTTTTGTGTTACACCACCCTATGATGTTATATCAGAAAAAGAGCAAATAGAATATTACAAAAAAAGCCCTTATAACATAATCAGGCTTATCCTTTCAAAAGAAGAAAACAGATACGAAAAGGCAAAGGAGGTGCTTGCTTTATGGAGAAGGGATAATATCTTTATTGAAGAGGAAAAAGAACATTTTTATCTTTATGAACAGGAATGGGAGATATTCGGAGAGAGGGGAAAATTTCAAGGCATTATTGCCTCAATTGAGCTTGAGGATTATTCATCTGGTATTATCCTACCACATGAGAGGATATTAAAAAAACCAAAGGTAGATAGGCTAAAATTGCTTCAAGCCTGCAATACAAACTTTTCTCCCATATTCCTTATATTCTCTGATAATGGAAGGGTAAAATCCCTTATAAAACCTAGCAATCCTCCCTTTATTGAATTTGAGTATAAAAATGGATTGTTTTGTAGATTATTTAGGACAAAGAATGAAAAATCTATTCAAGAGGAATTCCAAGGAAAAAAGCTATTTATTGCAGATGGTCATCATAGATATGACACAGCCCTTACATACTTTAAGGAAACAGACGATGAAAAAAAGAAAAGGGCAATGGCACTTATCTCTAGCATAGAATACGGTGGTTTTAAAATCCTTCCTGCCCATAGGATAATTAAACGAATGCCTGATATGGAAAAAATAAGGCATTATTTTAATGTAGAGGAGGTCTCCAAAGAGGGGATTTTGCCTTGTTTGTCAGAAAGGAAGGAGATTGGGGTATTCGGGGTTTGCGGAAGGGATACTAGCTTTATTATAACCCTTAAGGACAAAGGTCTATTAAGTAAAATTAAGGAAGAATTAAGAATGCTTGATGTTTCTATCCTCCATATATTATTATTTGATGGAAAGATAAACGAAAGCGAAATTGAATATACAATAGATAGAGATTTAGTATTTAATAGGGCTATGAATGGTGATTATGGATTCTTTTTAAGGCCAACAGACATTTCTGATGTTCTTAAAATAGCATCCTCTAGAAATAGGATGCCTGGCAAGGCAACATATTTTTATCCAAAGCCATTTTGTGGCTTGGTTATTCATCCACTAAAATGATTTCGCTTATTTGTATTTTTATAATTATTGTCCTCTCTTTTCTTCTTATTGTTTCTTATAAGAAGATAGCAAAGGAGAAAAACGAGGAAATCAAGCTGTCAGAAAGGCTTTTCTTTGTTGAGGAAAGGCTGAAAGAGGAAAGGCATTTAAGGGAAGAATTCTTTCATAGGGAATTCAAGGAGAGCGATTTTCTTGCCGTAAACCTTGAGGAAAACTACTATAAGATTATTTTGTCTATGATTTTTGCAAAAGAGGCATCTGATTTCTTTACAAAGGGACATTCAGAAAAGGTTGGAGAATATGCAAGAAAGATAGCAATTGAGCTTTCTCTCCCAAGAAAAGAGGTGCAATTGATAGAAAAATGTGCATTGCTTCATGATGTCGGAAGGATAGGGATTCCAGATTTTATATTGAACAAGCCAGATTCTTTAAATGACGAGGAATTTGAAATTATTAAGAGCCATAGCATAAGGAGCGAATACATTGCCTCTCCTATATCATCCATACAAAATGGGCTTTCCTATATCAGAAATCACCACGAAAGGTTTAACGGAACAGGCTATCCAGATAGGATAAAACAAGATGAAATACCCCTTGGTGCAAGGATAATTTCTGTTGCCGATGCATTCTCTGCAATGACAGCAAAAAGGGCTTACAGAAAGCCATTAAAGCCCGATGCAGCCATTGAGGAATTAAGTAAAAATGCAGGGAAGCAACACGACCCAAAGGTTATCCAGGCACTCCTTAATGTTATTGCAAGGGAGAAAGAGGAGCTTAGCCACGAAGAAATGGTTGCATTAAGTAACGAATGAAGAAAAAGAAGGAAAAGGATTATTCCCTAATTCTTTTTTTAATGCTCATTTTTTGCCTTTTGGGTTGGATATTTTCCATTCTTTATATTGAGAGGTCAAATCAAAGGCTCATTAGAAAGATAGATAAATTATCCAACAGGCTTTTATCCATTGAGGAAAAATTGGGAAAAGGATTGCCAGAACCTAAAATTAGTAAGGTTATTGAGAAAGAAAAGAAAATAGAGGTAGTTGAAAAAGAAGAAACAATACCTTTAAAACCCATTTTACCCGGCACTTCTTGTAAAATAGCCATAATCCTTGATGATGGAGGTTATTCCCTTTCAAAAGATGCCATTTCTTTGATAAAAGAGGGCTATCCCATAACGGTATCTGTTATACCACACCTTTCAGTTTCAAAGGAGACGGCAGAGATTGTTCATAATAACGGCGGAGAGGTTATGCTTCACCTTCCAATGGAGGCAATAAATGGGAAAAAACACGAGAAAGAAATATCGGAAAAGATGAGCGCCGATGAGATAAAAAGGATTACAAAAGAGGCAATTGAGGCCATACCCTATTGTGTTGGTGTAAATAATCATAGGGGCTCAAAGGCAACAGCAAATAAAGAAATAATGGAGTCTGTCCTTTCAGTGGTTAAGGAGAAAAACCTCTATTTTGTAGATAGCCTTACAACCTCAAAGAGTATTGCCTATAAATTGGCAAGGAATATGGGAATTCCGTCAGGAAAAAGGGAGATATTTATAGATAATGATGACAACACAGATTGTGTTATTTCTTATCTTGACAAGCTAATAAATGTAGCAAGAAAAAATGGTTCTGCCATTGGGATTGGTCATATTACCAAACATTCAACCATTTCTGTTCTTAAAAACGAGCTTCCAAATTTTGAGAAAAATGGAATAGAGCTTGTTCCTGTATCAGCCCTTCTAAAACAAAATTCCCATTTTCCGCTACCTTACAATAGGAATTGACTACTTCAAAAAATCTATTATGTTTTGGCTCTAAAAAGCCGATATATTCAACAATCATTCAATTGCCTCCATTTTTAAATCAAAACCCCTCCAACCTTTTCTATCACCTTCTTACATTACCATTCAAGGATTGACAAAGGTGAGCCAATTGTGGTATTGTGGAAGGCTTCCTTTAACAGCCTTAAAAAATACATCTTGAATCTTTTCTGTTATCTCTCCCCTTTTGCCATTTCCTATTGTCCTTCCATCCACATCCCTTATGGGTGTAATCTCTGCGGCTGTTCCTGTGAAGAATAGCTCATCTGCTGAAAAAAGCTCATCCCTTAAAATATCCCTTCTTTCACTCTCAATTCCCAAATTATTTGCTATTTTTATAACAGATTGGGCTGTAATGCCATAGAGAGAGCCAGAGGCTATAGATGGTGTAAATAATTTCCCATTCTTTACAAGGAAGATATTTTCACCTGGTCCTTCTGCAACAAAACCCTGGGTGTTCAGCTGGATTGCCTCATTATATCCACAATCCAAAGCCTCTATCTTTGCTAAAATTGAATTTGCATAGTTTCCTGAGTTTTTTACCTGGGGTGGAAAGATTCTTGAATCCATCTTTACCCACGAGGAAATCTTGCATCTTATCCCATTTTTTATTCCTTCCTCTCCAAGGTATGTTCCCCAGGGCCATACTGCAATGGCAAATTTAGTTGGGTTATTCAATGGGAAAAGGCCCATCTCCTTAAATGAAAAATAGGCAATGGGTCTTATGTACCCTGCATCAAGCTTGTTTATTTTAATAAGCTCACATATTGCCTTACAAATGTCCTCCTGACTATATTGAACCTTCATCTTACAAAAATGTATGCCAGAAAACATCCTTTTTATATGGTTTTTTAGTCTAAAGACAGCAGGTCCTTTATCTGTCTTATAGCACCTTATGCCCTCAAATATTGCCACCCCATAATGAAGAGAATGGGTTAGGATATGAATGTTTGCATTATCCCAATCCACAAACTCGCCATCCATCCAAATCTTATCCGTTTTTTCCATAATTTACCTCCTTTGCAAATTTATCTATCTCTTTTAATTGGGCTGCAAGCCCTTCTTCATCGTTAATTAAACCATTCCATTTTACAATAATCTCCTCCATTTTGTCAAGCCTTTTTAATTGAAACTTACCCATATCTTTTTAGCTAACTCAGTAGATGAGCTAAACACATACAATTTAATCTTCCGATCACTCATCGCTGACCACTGGCCACTTTTTCTCTATTGACCTGCTTTCCTTGCAGGGTAAATAGTTACGAATTTTTTTAAAACCTATTGTGCCACAATCGTTTGCAATTCAAGTTAAAGTAAGTTGGGCTAAACCTCAAAACCTTATTGCTGAAAATTGGTTTTAAATTTGAGGTGTCAAAGTTGGGTAAATCTTCTTTCCTCTAATTAGCTAAACGCAAAAAATCTTTTTGCATTATTATAATTTATTTCAATTGCTTCTTCAAATTTTATTCCGCAAGCATCAGCATATTTCTCATAAACATATCTTACATAATTTGGAATATTCCTCTTTCCTCTAAATGGCTCTGGTGTAAGGTACGGAGAATCCGTCTCAAACATAATCCTATTCTTTGGAATATAAGAAACAATCTCTTTTAACTTTGAATTCTTAAATGTTATAACCCCTGTTATTGATATATATAACCCTAGGTCAAGAACCCTTGTAATGTCTTCCTTTGTCCCAGAAAATGAATGCAAAACACCCAATTTAACCTTTTCTTCCTTTATAATCCTTATTGTATCATCCATTGCATCCCTTGAGTGAATAATAAGGGGAAGGTTTCTTTGGTTTGCAATCTTAATGAGCTTCCTAAATGCATCTTCTTGGATGTTTTTTTCTAAAAGGTTTCTGTAAAAATCAAGGCCACATTCACCAATCGCAACAACATTATTGTTACCAAGAATTTTGTTAAATTCTTCATAAAAATTAGGATTTGCACAATTTGCATAATTGGGATGTAGCCCTGCTGTTGCGTAAATATTCTTGTATTTCTTTGAAAGCTCAATGGAATTTCTTGATGTATCAAGGTTTGTTCCACAATTTATGATTAGACCCTCAAAACCTCTAATAATTTCCTCCCTATCATTTTCATATACATCATCATCCAAATGGCAATGGGTATCTATTAACATAAAACCTCAAAACTTAAAACGAAAAACTTAAAACAACAATTCAAAACTCAAAACTAATATTTTGCATTTTATTAAATCTTTACCGCAGTTTTGCATTTTGCGTTTTAAATTTTTAGTTTTTCTGCCGGGAGGGGGACTTGAACTAAAGGATTTTCTAAGGCTTGAAAGTCGCACTTGCTCCTTTCAATCCTAACAAAATCCAGATAGTTCGGCCCTCCGCTTCGCTTCGGGCTTCAAGTCCCCTTCTGCCCTCTTTTGTTTTTCTATTAACCATTATTTATTTGTATATTTAAGTTTTATCTTATGCCGGGAGGGGGACTTGAACCCCCATAGGTTTCCCCATACGCCCCTCAAACGTACGTGTCTGCCAATTCCACCATCCCGGCTTTAGCTGAATATTTCAATCGCTTTCTTTATAGTATTATAATGAATTAAGAGCGTATCTTCAAGCTTATGTGCATATCCACCCGCCAAAACAATTCCCACAGGAATTTTTTTATTTTTGGAATATTCCAATACAAGTTCATCCCTTCTCATTAGCCCATCTATTGTAAGGCTTAAAGAACCAAGCTGGTCCTCACAATATGGGTCTGCTCCAGCTACATAGACGATAAAATCGGGCTTAAAATTATCCATTATCCAATTAAGGTCATTTTGTATTATTGAAAGATATTCGCTATCGCCTGTTGAATTAGGAAGATTTACATCAATTGTGCTTCTTTCTTTTATCAAGGGATATAGTTTTTCCTGATGTATAGAATATGTAAAAACAGAAGCTTCCTGTTTAAATATCCTGGCTGTTCCATTTCCCTGATGGAGGTCGCAATCAAAAATAAGGGGCTTTTTAATTTTTCCCTCCTTTTTTAAAACTGAAACACAAATAGCAATATCATTTAACATACAAAACCCTTCTCCATGGTCAGGAAATGCATGATGAAATCCACCACCTACATTTATTCCAATACCATTTTCTAACCCCTGCCTTCCTGCAAGAATACTTCCTCCTGCTGCATACCTAAATGCCTTGAACAACTCTTTTGAATATGGAAGCTCTAATATAGCCTCTTCATGTTGTGAAAGAATTCCCCTCTTTAGCTTCTCAATATATTCCTCTGTATGCACAAGGAGAAGGGAATTTAGGTCTGCTATTTCTGGCTCGATAATATCACTCTTTAGAATTAAGCCATTTTTAAGGAGCTTCTCAATAATTAACCCATATTTTTCCATTGGAAAGACATGGCGTCCAATATTTGCATAGTAATGCGGAGAATAGATAACCTTCATAATAATAAATTATACCAAAAATCAATTGAATTTCAAATGAATTTTTTGTTATGTTATGCTTAAAGCAATTGCTTTGCAAAAATTT from bacterium includes:
- a CDS encoding DUF1015 domain-containing protein translates to MAGVFPFKGEVYNKEKVDIAFCVTPPYDVISEKEQIEYYKKSPYNIIRLILSKEENRYEKAKEVLALWRRDNIFIEEEKEHFYLYEQEWEIFGERGKFQGIIASIELEDYSSGIILPHERILKKPKVDRLKLLQACNTNFSPIFLIFSDNGRVKSLIKPSNPPFIEFEYKNGLFCRLFRTKNEKSIQEEFQGKKLFIADGHHRYDTALTYFKETDDEKKKRAMALISSIEYGGFKILPAHRIIKRMPDMEKIRHYFNVEEVSKEGILPCLSERKEIGVFGVCGRDTSFIITLKDKGLLSKIKEELRMLDVSILHILLFDGKINESEIEYTIDRDLVFNRAMNGDYGFFLRPTDISDVLKIASSRNRMPGKATYFYPKPFCGLVIHPLK
- a CDS encoding HD domain-containing phosphohydrolase — protein: MISLICIFIIIVLSFLLIVSYKKIAKEKNEEIKLSERLFFVEERLKEERHLREEFFHREFKESDFLAVNLEENYYKIILSMIFAKEASDFFTKGHSEKVGEYARKIAIELSLPRKEVQLIEKCALLHDVGRIGIPDFILNKPDSLNDEEFEIIKSHSIRSEYIASPISSIQNGLSYIRNHHERFNGTGYPDRIKQDEIPLGARIISVADAFSAMTAKRAYRKPLKPDAAIEELSKNAGKQHDPKVIQALLNVIAREKEELSHEEMVALSNE
- a CDS encoding divergent polysaccharide deacetylase family protein, with amino-acid sequence MKKKKEKDYSLILFLMLIFCLLGWIFSILYIERSNQRLIRKIDKLSNRLLSIEEKLGKGLPEPKISKVIEKEKKIEVVEKEETIPLKPILPGTSCKIAIILDDGGYSLSKDAISLIKEGYPITVSVIPHLSVSKETAEIVHNNGGEVMLHLPMEAINGKKHEKEISEKMSADEIKRITKEAIEAIPYCVGVNNHRGSKATANKEIMESVLSVVKEKNLYFVDSLTTSKSIAYKLARNMGIPSGKREIFIDNDDNTDCVISYLDKLINVARKNGSAIGIGHITKHSTISVLKNELPNFEKNGIELVPVSALLKQNSHFPLPYNRN
- a CDS encoding branched-chain amino acid transaminase, which encodes MEKTDKIWMDGEFVDWDNANIHILTHSLHYGVAIFEGIRCYKTDKGPAVFRLKNHIKRMFSGIHFCKMKVQYSQEDICKAICELIKINKLDAGYIRPIAYFSFKEMGLFPLNNPTKFAIAVWPWGTYLGEEGIKNGIRCKISSWVKMDSRIFPPQVKNSGNYANSILAKIEALDCGYNEAIQLNTQGFVAEGPGENIFLVKNGKLFTPSIASGSLYGITAQSVIKIANNLGIESERRDILRDELFSADELFFTGTAAEITPIRDVDGRTIGNGKRGEITEKIQDVFFKAVKGSLPQYHNWLTFVNP
- a CDS encoding TatD family hydrolase: MLIDTHCHLDDDVYENDREEIIRGFEGLIINCGTNLDTSRNSIELSKKYKNIYATAGLHPNYANCANPNFYEEFNKILGNNNVVAIGECGLDFYRNLLEKNIQEDAFRKLIKIANQRNLPLIIHSRDAMDDTIRIIKEEKVKLGVLHSFSGTKEDITRVLDLGLYISITGVITFKNSKLKEIVSYIPKNRIMFETDSPYLTPEPFRGKRNIPNYVRYVYEKYADACGIKFEEAIEINYNNAKRFFAFS
- a CDS encoding histone deacetylase, yielding MKVIYSPHYYANIGRHVFPMEKYGLIIEKLLKNGLILKSDIIEPEIADLNSLLLVHTEEYIEKLKRGILSQHEEAILELPYSKELFKAFRYAAGGSILAGRQGLENGIGINVGGGFHHAFPDHGEGFCMLNDIAICVSVLKKEGKIKKPLIFDCDLHQGNGTARIFKQEASVFTYSIHQEKLYPLIKERSTIDVNLPNSTGDSEYLSIIQNDLNWIMDNFKPDFIVYVAGADPYCEDQLGSLSLTIDGLMRRDELVLEYSKNKKIPVGIVLAGGYAHKLEDTLLIHYNTIKKAIEIFS